The Equus asinus isolate D_3611 breed Donkey chromosome 15, EquAss-T2T_v2, whole genome shotgun sequence genome includes a window with the following:
- the HELZ2 gene encoding 3'-5' exoribonuclease HELZ2 isoform X2: MPLRRDRPVSEMVFPGFGPSPTSPTAAKEPPLARLCAQVDLHLGCSRCTQRLNESTYLLRAVEHSCPRQILLARSKRATKRRVWRKVDRRPSFPQPLRYEVCRYYRPGVGCRRHYNQCTFARSPEEALVWNFEREHNLSRLWLKAAVQGGGAQGELRSPADAIYAEFGGQFQLLCSCCFRRYPPRLCPVDPPGWCSQHGACPSLLVHVSTEGRRRQQVVEVRPRPQYSQPLAYCMFVGRGRPCRHGASRCQYAHSAVEMAVWEAEQLSGLRRGDLLMPPAPAGNGHTAPHSQPPRVRLYCRVCLVTCHSQEAFENHCSSVEHAHMVALDQAVPWKHRSPPTGLSTFELCPRPDLCEYGVVCTKAHSEQELQEWVSRVQTVELREKAAWQEGLVPYQVRLLAEYRRSSSEITVLAETIDGVSITCNQPLVHQAQEKKTEHSWMFTIHSEEPLLHVALLKQEPGADFSLEAPCLPRGQVYAQGERFCVPGSRAEFQVGVGVQSASFGTFEQWVVFDFGRRPALLRKLGLQLGQVHCTGLQGTPVPGHPMELERWHPGNRHVVPSVARTAEQVALMAKYKVPALALEFSRSGPAPGPISCTNYRQRMHQFLYEEEAAQQQLVAKLNLRGPVSLKTALQTPALGMLFPPPGALYAQVPIPSSLTPDTDQGFLLSRAVSTALVAPVPAPDHTVFEVRLETRASSEQALWLLLPAQCCTALGLQPEASPVLEVQFQIDPLTFRLWHQAVDALPEERLVVPDLLACTLPCPWPTPPALHGNRKQRLAVEFIVGSNPGGTQPIAPLLIYGPFGTGKTYTLAMASLEVIRQPHTKVLICTHTNSAADIYIEEHFHGYVSSGHPEAAPLRVMYTDRPPSQTDAATLRYCCLTEDRRAFRPPTQAELEQHRIVITTTSQARELRVPAGFFSHILIDEAAQMLECEALTPLRYALPSTRVVLAGDHMQVTPRLFSVARAQAAGHTLLHRLFQHYQQQTHEVARRSRLVFHENYRSTEAIISFISHHFYVAKGNPIHASGRVPRHPRHYPLMFCHVAGSPERDMSMTSWLNTAEIAQVVEKVQEIHDTWPRCWGSREQKHICAVSHGAQVSALRQELRKRGLGQVSVGSFEILPGREFRVVVLSTVHNHRSLLGPGAPALEFFTDARVLNTVMTRAQSQVVAVGDAVALCSFGDCSKLWKSFIRECVEHRSVFPEDLSLEQIKQGVVQRQRWDLHAERSVAVEAVDTVLEQGAAGGPTTEHTAVAKVKPGAVAEEGASPSRTSAAEDVATQKAEAGDTVSGSAAGGLPAAEGAAPVHTQEGDTASAGNLARGDVAPRDATASRSKDPKDSESDFWPSDGELDADDSLLQELLDESRNVTVTVGEDGLLDTIPRPTSPQQARQYVNLPQATLWRLLREEPELYRHCAFTQETFERATAVPLDGAGPGPIQVRGRLNCGMAFTGDEVLVKVFGGAAGDRGSTGRLQGRVVGVLKRRCRELVFVCRMDEWDPRIMTPIDGSVTKIFVAELKDPLQVPIHRLLQGHVQRVRYEPLTAKARRDRLFRVRVVLWRERFYYPLGIVLEVLPQADTWQRGLHALDLEFGLRDPSPDPASVSKALQKFRAELGRAPGCREDCRGFLTFTVDPQGARSLDDALSVRDLGPRYEVAVHIADVASVMPRDSRLDVEARRHGTSFYAPDREPVPMLPTGLCQDVFSLLPGQDRLAISLFLTVEKGSDQVRGLRFAPSMIRSNRQLSYEEAEQVIKGHPGAGLELPARLDSVDACVAAACHLSRVLRRRRLQGDCHYKQLDEDSMLGFRAAHVMVQEYMIQFNRLAAEFLVGSERTRTVTPLRWQPMPSSRQLEAVREKHGGLVPLSLHLRHHLCGPGPPDTHLHLLASLWRHVQLAARAQDFDGLVDLITTDDVHPSLAPAGLDFRRALGRSVFGRSSQGEQQPASHYSLQVEWYTWATSPIRRYLDVVLQRQILLALGQGGSAYSARDIDGLCQDFSHQHMSAQRYQRRAYSLHLATRLKAQPQDKLGFVVDVEAGARCFKLLFPANRETLPEPCPVYYRSLQLSEHPHGLAGRPGLRLLWRRRIYSVQADQPCHPLPGALLDPHTRPIDTALWQQLLELVEEQRWPEAAALVQAQGATEPRPRELGRVWRNHCDHFMEVARELRGGDTLQVQLSATLQRGFLAPVLQLWTVAPGLVLCLEHAERPGDCFSGHVPQAGRDRCRDVNEYSRVWQPFCSLESATSAVAENDSITLQHVRISWDAERTTQGQLQGTFCLEAAFLREHCIDISLDHCYLCIRLEGLLAVPDKRAPCPPGSPGQPPSAAPPRGPSSLSPVLSIDPDTYTWVAHGLTEDGDLKEGRADRQEARKQVHFFIHHMAMEKVPEEVLRPGSRFTIEVLPKQLPDLRKEEAVRDLESASPLVISIALGQPIPLPRCPPHQQPLHRGTPRRFLEQQAFDIPGSHHKLNPSQNGAIRAALRKQFTVIQGPPGTGKTVVALHLVFWFHKSNEEQALACGSPGGETRLRGPCILYCGPSNKSVDVLAGLLLSRRAELKPLRVYSEQAEATEFPAPGVGSRGLPKNTPREGRPNQTLRSITLHHRIRQPSNPYASDLKAFDGRLQKGEVFSKEDLLRYRRTLGKARKFELDRHRVILCTCSCAASVSLKNLDVRQILVDEAGMATEPETLIPLVTFSRAEKVVLLGDHKQLRPVVKNEQLQNLGLDRSLFERYHRDAYMLDTQYRMHRDICTFPSMEFYKSKLKTWHGLRRPPSVLGHADKESCPVIFGYVQGHEQSLLVSTDEGNENSKANLEEVAEVVRIAKQLTLGRTVDPKDIAILTPYNAQATEISKRLVREGITGVTVCSITKSQGSEWRYVLVSTVRTRPESDVDQRPTKGWLKKFLGFVVDPNQVNVAITRAQEGLCLIGDHLLLRCCPLWRRLLDSCEAQQSLVPAGQVRVQRRPAVSF, from the exons ATGCCGCTCCGCAGAGACAGGCCAGTGTCAGAGATGGTGTTCCCCGGGTTCGGCCCGTCGCCCACTAGCCCCACGGCCGCCAAGGAGCCGCCTCTGGCCAGGCTGTGCGCCCAGGTGGACCTGCATCTGGGCTGCTCCCGCTGCACCCAGCGCCTCAACGAGAGCACATACCTGCTGCGCGCGGTGGAGCACAGCTGCCCCCGCCAGATCCTGCTGGCTCGCTCCAAGCGAGCCACCAAGCGCAGGGTCTGGCGCAAGGTGGACCGGCGGCCCAGCTTCCCGCAGCCCTTGCGCTATGAAGTTTGCCGCTACTACAGGCCTGGGGTCGGGTGCCGGCGCCACTACAACCAGTGTACCTTCGCCCGGAGCCCTGAGGAGGCGCTGGTCTGGAACTTCGAGCGTGAGCACAACCTCTCCCGGCTGTGGCTGAAGGCCGCGGTGCAGGGCGGCGGGGCCCAGGGCGAGCTGCGCAGCCCGGCTGATGCCATCTACGCGGAGTTTGGTGGCCAGTTCCAGCTGCTCTGCTCGTGCTGCTTCCGACGCTACCCGCCGCGCCTCTGCCCTGTGGACCCTCCGGGGTGGTGCTCCCAGCACGGGGCCTGCCCCTCGCTCCTGGTTCACGTGAGCACTGAGGGCCGCCGCAGGCAGCAGGTTGTGGAGGTGCGGCCGCGGCCCCAGTACAGTCAGCCACTGGCCTACTGCATGTTTGTCGGGCGAGGGCGGCCATGCCGGCACGGGGCATCCCGTTGCCAGTACGCTCACAGTGCTGTGGAGATGGCTGTGTGGGAGGCGGAGCAGCTGAGTGGGCTCCGGCGGGGGGACCTGCTCATGCCCCCTGCACCCGCGGGAAACGGGCACACAGCCCCGCACAGCCAGCCCCCTAGAGTCCGGCTGTACTGCCGCGTCTGCCTGGTCACCTGTCACTCCCAGGAGgcctttgagaatcactgctcatCCGTGGAGCACGCGCACATGGTGGCCTTGGACCAGGCCGTGCCCTGGAAGCATCGCAGCCCGCCCACTGGGCTCTCCACGTTCGAGCTCTGCCCCAG gcccgACCTCTGTGAGTACGGGGTTGTCTGCACCAAGGCGCATTCGGAGCAGGAGCTGCAGGAGTGGGTGTCACGGGTGCAGACCGTGGAGCTGCGGGAGAAGGCGGCCTGGCAGGAGGGGCTGGTGCCCTACCAAGTGCGGCTGCTGGCAGAGTACCGGCGCAGCAGCAGTGAGATCACGGTG CTGGCCGAGACCATCGACGGCGTGTCCATCACCTGCAACCAGCCCCTGGTGCATCAGGCCCAGGAGAAGAAAACTGAGCACAGCTGGATGTTCACCATCCACTCTGAG GAGCCGCTGCTGCACGTGGCCCTGCTCAAGCAGGAGCCGGGAGCAGACTTCTCGCTGGAGGCTCCCTGCCTCCCCCGGGGCCAGGTCTACGCACAGGGGGAGCGCTTCTGTGTGCCCGGCTCCCGGGCTGAGTTCCAGGTGGGGGTGGGTGTGCAGAGCGCCTCCTTCGGCACCTTCGAGCAGTGGGTGGTCTTTGACTTTGGCCGCCGGCCAGCACTGCTGCGAAAGCTGGGGTTGCAGCTGGGCCAGGTGCACTGCACAGGGCTCCAAGGGACGCCAGTGCCTGGCCACCCCATGGAGCTGGAGCGCTGGCACCCTGGCAACCGCCACGTGGTGCCCAGTGTGGCTCGGACGGCAGAGCAGGTGGCCCTGATGGCCAAGTACAAGGTGCCTGCCCTGGCCCTGGAGTTCAGTCGCAGTGGCCCGGCCCCAGGTCCCATCTCCTGCACCAACTATCGGCAGAGGATGCACCAGTTTCTCTATGAAGAGGAGGCCGCTCAGCAGCAGCTAGTGGCCAA GCTGAACCTTCGGGGCCCAGTGTCCCTGAAGACAGCACTGCAGACACCAGCCCTGGGCATGCTCTTCCCGCCACCGGGAGCCCTCTACGCCCAGGTCCCCATCCCCTCTTCCCTGACACCGGACACAGACCAGGGCTTTCTGCTAAGCCGGGCGGTGAGCACGGCCCTCGTGGCCCCTGTGCCCGCGCCTGACCACACAGTGTTCGAGGTGCGGCTGGAGACCCGGGCCAGCTCAGAGCAGGCAttgtggctgctgctgcctgccCAATGCTGCACAGCCCTGGGGCTGCAGCCTGAGGCCAGCCCGGTCTTGGAGGTGCAGTTTCAGATCGATCCGCTGACCTTCCGCCTCTGGCACCAAGCGGTAGACGCGCTGCCTGAGGAGCGCCTGGTGGTGCCCGACCTGCTGGCCTGCACCCTGCCCTGCCCGTGGCCCACCCCACCCGCCCTGCACGGCAACCGCAAGCAGAGACTGGCCGTGGAGTTCATAGTGGGCAGCAACCCTGGGGGCACACAGCCCATCGCTCCGCTGCTCATCTATGGCCCCTTTGGCACGGGCAAGACCTACACGCTGGCCATGGCCTCCCTGGAGGTCATCCGGCAGCCCCACACCAAGGTCCTCATCTGCACACACACCAACAG CGCGGCCGACATCTACATCGAGGAGCATTTCCACGGCTACGTCAGCAGCGGCCACCCGGAGGCCGCGCCGCTCCGGGTGATGTACACGGACCGCCCGCCCAGCCAGACGGATGCAGCCACGCTGCGGTACTGCTGCCTGACGGAGGACCGCCGGGCCTTCCGCCCGCCGACGCAGGCTGAGCTGGAGCAGCACCGCATCGTGATCACCACCACCTCCCAGGCCCGGGAGCTCCGGGTGCCCGCCGGCTTCTTCTCGCACATCCTCATTGACGAGGCCGCCCAGATGCTGGAGTGCGAGGCGCTCACCCCGCTGCGCTACGCCTTGCCCAGCACCCGTGTGGTGCTGGCAGGCGACCACATGCAGGTCACGCCCCGGCTCTTCAGTGTGGCCAGGGCCCAGGCGGCCGGCCACACGCTGCTGCACCGCCTCTTCCAGCACTACCAGCAGCAGACGCATGAGGTCGCCCGGCGGAGCCGGCTCGTCTTCCACGAGAACTACCGCTCCACCGAGGCCATTATCAGCTTCATCTCGCACCACTTCTACGTGGCCAAGGGCAACCCCATCCACGCCAGCGGCAGAGTCCCTCGCCACCCCCGGCACTACCCGCTCATGTTCTGCCACGTGGCGGGCAGCCCCGAGCGCGACATGTCGATGACGTCCTGGCTCAACACGGCCGAGATTGCCCAGGTTGTCGAGAAGGTGCAGGAGATCCATGACACCTGGCCCCGCTGCTGGGGCAGCCGCGAGCAGAAGCACATCTGTGCCGTGTCCCACGGTGCCCAG GTGAGTGCGCTGAGGCAGGAGCTGAGGAAGAGGGGCCTGGGCCAGGTGTCTGTGGGCAGCTTTGAGATCCTGCCAG GGCGGGAGTTCCGGGTGGTGGTACTGAGCACTGTGCACAACCACCGCAgtctgctgggccctggggcgcCTGCCCTGGAGTTCTTCACAGATGCCCGCGTGCTCAACACCGTCATGACCCGAGCCCAGTCCCAGGTGGTGGCTGTGGGCGACGCCGTGGCGCTCTGCTCCTTCGGGGACTGCAGCAAGCTCTGGAAGAGCTTCATCCGCGAGTGTGTGGAGCATCGCAGCGTCTTCCCTGAGGACCTATCGCTGGAGCAGATCAAGCAGGGCGTGGTCCAGAGGCAGCGCTGGGACCTCCACGCAGAGAGATCGGTGGCAGTGGAGGCCGTGGACACTGTCCTGGAGCAGGGGGCAGCAGGGGGCCCAACCACAGAGCACACGGCAGTGGCGAAGGTCAAGCCAGGGGCTGTGGCCGAGGAGGGTGCATCCCCGTCCAGGACCTCGGCGGCAGAGGACGTGGCCACACagaaggcagaggctggggaCACAGTGTCAGGGTCTGCGGCTGGGGGGCTCCCAGCAGCAGAAGGGGCAGCCCCAGTGCACACGCAGGAGGGGGACACGGCCTCAGCAGGGAACTTGGCGAGGGGTGATGTGGCCCCTAGGGACGCCACCGCAAGCAGGTCCAAGGACCCCAAGGACTCCGAGTCCGACTTCTGGCCTTCCGACGGGGAGCTCGATGCCGACGACTCCCTCCTGCAGGAGCTCCTGGACGAGAGCCGGAATGTGACGGTGACCGTTGGGGAGGACGGGCTGCTGGACACCATCCCTAGGCCCACATCCCCACAGCAGGCCCGGCAGTATGTGAACCTGCCCcaggccacactgtggaggctgcTCCGTGAGGAGCCCGAGCTGTACCGCCACTGCGCCTTCACACAGGAGACCTTTGAGCGGGCGACAGCCGTGCCGCTGGACGGCGCAGGCCCCGGCCCCATCCAGGTCAGGGGCCGCCTGAACTGCGGGATGGCCTTCACCGGGGACGAGGTGCTGGTGAAAGTCTTTGGCGGGGCTGCTGGCGACAGGGGCTCCACGGGGCGGCTGCAGGGCCGCGTGGTGGGCGTGCTCAAGAGGAGGTGCCGTGAGCTCGTGTTCGTGTGCCGCATGGATGAGTGGGACCCCCGCATCATGACCCCCATCGACGGCTCCGTGACCAAGATCTTCGTGGCTGAGCTGAAGGACCCACTGCAGGTGCCCATCCACCGCCTCCTGCAGGGCCACGTGCAGCGGGTGAGGTACGAGCCGCTCACCGCCAAAGCCCGGCGCGACCGGCTCTTCCGGGTGCGTGTCGTCCTGTGGCGGGAGCGCTTCTACTATCCGCTGGGCATCGTCCTGGAGGTGCTGCCCCAGGCCGACACCTGGCAGCGGGGCCTCCACGCCCTGGACCTGGAGTTCGGCCTGAGGGACCCCTCGCCAGACCCAGCCTCGGTCTCTAAGGCGCTGCAGAAGTTCCGCGCAGAGCTTGGCCGGGCGCCTGGCTGCCGAGAGGACTGCCGCGGCTTCCTGACCTTCACCGTGGACCCTCAGGGCGCCCGCAGCCTCGACGACGCCCTCAGCGTCCGGGACCTGGGCCCCCGGTACGAGGTGGCTGTGCACATCGCCGACGTGGCCAGCGTCATGCCCCGGGACAGCAGGCTGGACGTGGAGGCCCGCAGGCACGGCACCTCCTTCTACGCCCCCGACCGGGAGCCGGTGCCCATGCTGCCAACTGGCCTCTGCCAGGACGTGTTCAGCCTCCTGCCAGGCCAGGACCGGTTGGCCATCTCCCTCTTCCTCACCGTGGAGAAGGGCAGTGACCAGGTCCGGGGCCTGCGCTTTGCGCCCTCCATGATCCGCTCCAACCGCCAGCTGTCTTATGAGGAGGCTGAGCAGGTGATCAAGGGGCACCCGGGTGCGGGCCTGGAGCTGCCAGCCCGCCTGGACTCGGTGGACGCCTGTGTGGCAGCCGCGTGCCACCTCTCCCGGGTGCTGCGTCGCCGCCGCCTGCAGGGCGACTGCCACTACAAGCAGCTGGACGAGGACAGCATGCTGGGCTTCCGTGCAGCCCACGTCATGGTCCAGGAGTACATGATCCAATTCAACAGACTGGCAGCTGAGTTCCTGGTGGGCAGTGAGCGCACGCGGACGGTCACACCACTGAGGTGGCAGCCCATGCCCAGCAGCCGCCAGCTAGAAGCCGTGCGTGAGAAGCATGGGGGGCTGGTGCCCCTGTCGCTGCACCTGCGCCACCACCTTTGCGGCCCCGGCCCCCCCGACACACACCTGCACCTCCTGGCCTCCCTCTGGAGGCACGTCCAGCTTGCAGCCCGAGCCCAGGACTTTGACGGGCTGGTGGACCTCATCACCACGGACGACGTGCACCCCTCGCTGGCTCCCGCAGGCCTCGACTTCCGCCGGGCCCTGGGCCGCTCTGTCTTCGGCCGCTCCAGCCAGGGTGaacagcagccagccagccactACTCGCTGCAGGTGGAGTGGTACACGTGGGCGACCTCGCCCATCCGCAGGTACCTGGATGTGGTGCTCCAGCGGCAGATCCTGTTGGCGCTTGGCCAGGGGGGCTCCGCCTACTCCGCCAGGGACATCGACGGGCTCTGCCAGGACTTCAGCCACCAGCACATGAGCGCCCAGAGGTACCAGCGCCGGGCCTACAGCCTGCACCTGGCCACGCGGCTCAAGGCCCAACCCCAGGACAAGCTGGGCTTCGTGGTGGACGTGGAGGCGGGCGCCCGCTGCTTCAAGCTGCTCTTCCCTGCCAACCGCGAGACCCTGCCTGAGCCCTGCCCTGTCTACTACCGCTCCCTGCAGCTGTCCGAGCACCCCCACGGCCTGGCGGGCCGGCCGGGACTGCGTCTCTTGTGGCGACGCCGCATCTACTCGGTGCAGGCGGATCAGCCGTGCCACCCACTGCCCGGCGCCCTGCTCGACCCACATACCCGGCCCATTGACACTGCCCTGTGGCAGCAGCTGCTGGAGCTGGTGGAGGAGCAGCGGTGGCCCGAGGCAGCTGCCCTCGTGCAGGCTCAGGGCGCCACGGAGCCCCGGCCACGGGAGCTGGGGCGGGTGTGGCGGAACCACTGTGACCACTTCATGGAGGTGGCCCGGGAGCTGAGGGGCGGGGACACGCTGCAGGTGCAGCTGAGCGCCACCCTGCAGCGTGGGTTCCTGGCACCGGTCCTGCAGCTGTGGACCGTGGCACCTGGCCTcgtcctctgcctggagcacgCAGAGCGGCCAGGCGACTGCTTCTCGGGCCATGTGCCCCAGGCAGGGCGGGACCGGTGCCGGGACGTGAACGAGTACTCCCGCGTGTGGCAGCCGTTCTGCTCCCTGGAGTCGGCCACTAGCGCGGTCGCTGAGAACGACTCCATCACGCTGCAGCACGTGAGAATATCCTGGGATGCGGAGCGGACGACACAGGGCCAGCTACAGGGCACCTTCTGCCTTGAGGCTGCCTTCCTCCGTGAGCACTGCATCGACATCAGCCTCGACCACTGCTACCTCTGCATCCGGCTTGAGGGGCTGCTGGCCGTGCCCGACAAGAGGGCGCCATGCCCCCCGGGCAGTCCTGGCCAGCCTCCCTCCGCTGCTCCACCCCGCGGGCCCAGCAGCCTCAGCCCCGTCCTGAGCATTGACCCTGACACCTACACCTGGGTGGCCCATGGGCTGACCGAGGACGGGGACCTgaaggagggcagggcagacCGGCAGGAGGCCCGCAAGCAGGTGCACTTCTTTATCCACCACATGGCCATGGAGAAGGTTCCAGAAGAGGTGCTGAGGCCCGGCAGCCGATTCACCATTGAGGTGTTGCCCAAGCAGCTTCCCGACCT CCGCAAGGAAGAAGCTGTGCGTGATCTGGAGAGTGCGTCCCCACTGGTCATCAGCATCGCCCTGGGCCAGCCCATCCCCTTGCCCCGCTGCCCTCCTCACCAGCAGCCCCTCCACAGAG GGACCCCCCGCAGGTTCCTGGAGCAACAGGCCTTCGACATCCCCGGGAGCCACCACAAGCTGAACCCCAGCCAGAACGGAGCCATTAGGGCAGCTCTGAGAAAGCAGTTCACGGTCATCCAGGGACCACCAG GCACGGGAAAGACGGTGGTGGCCCTCCACCTCGTGTTCTGGTTTCACAAGTCAAACGAGGAGCAGGCGCTGGCCTGTGGCAGCCCTGGGGGGGAGACGCGCCTGAGGGGCCCCTGCATCCTGTACTGCGGCCCCTCCAACAAGTCGGTGGACGTCCTGGCAG GGCTGCTCCTGAGCAGGAGAGCAGAGCTGAAGCCCCTTCGTGTGTACAGCGAGCAGGCCGAGGCCACCGAGTTCCCCGCACCCGGTGTGGGCAGCAGGGGTCTGCCCAAGAATACCCCTCGGGAGGGGAGGCCGAACCAGACCCTCAG GAGCATCACCCTGCACCACCGGATCCGGCAGCCCTCCAACCCCTACGCCTCCGACCTCAAGGCATTCGATGGCCGGCTGCAGAAAGGGGAAGTGTTCTCCAAGGAAGACCTCCTTCG GTACAGGAGGACGCTGGGGAAGGCAAGGAAGTTCGAGCTGGACCGCCACAGGGTCATCCTGTGCACGTGCTCGTGTGCAGCCTCGGTCAGCCTCAAGAATCTGGACGTCCGGCAGATCCTTGTGGATGAAGCAGGCATGGCCACGGAGCCCGAGACCCTCATCCCTCTGGTGACCTTCTCGAGGGCGGAGAAG GTGGTCCTCCTTGGGGACCACAAGCAGCTTCGGCCTGTGGTCAAGAACGAGCAGCTGCAAAACCTGGGTCTGGATCGGTCTCTCTTCGAGCGATATCACAGGGACGCCTACATGCTGGACACGCAGTACCGCATG CACAGGGACATCTGCACCTTCCCCTCCATGGAGTTCTACAAGAGCAAGCTGAAGACCTGGCATGGCCTGAGGAGGCCGCCCAGCGTCCTAGGCCACGCTGACAAGGAGAGCTGCCCTGTCATTTTTGGCTACGTGCAGGGCCATGAGCAGAGCCTGCTGGTGTCCACAGATGAAGGGAACGAGAACTCTAAGGCCaacctggaggaggtggcagaggtG GTTCGCATTGCCAAACAGCTGACCCTGGGCAGGACAGTGGACCCCAAGGACATTGCCATCCTCACGCCCTACAATGCACAGGCCACAGAGATCAGCAAGAGACTTGTGCGAGAGGGCATCACGGGAGTAACAGTGTGCTCCATCACCAAGAGCCAGG GGAGCGAGTGGCGCTATGTGCTGGTGAGCACCGTCCGCACGCGCCCTGAGAGTGACGTGGACCAGCGGCCGACTAAAGGCTGGCTCAAGAAGTTCCTCGGCTTTGTGGTGGACCCCAACCAAGTGAACGTGGCCATCACCCGGGCCCAGGAGGGCCTCTGCCTCATCG GAGACCACCTCCTCCTGCGGTGCTGTCCTCTCTGGCGTCGACTCCTGGACTCCTGTGAGGCCCAGCAGAGCCTTGTGCCCGCTGGCCAGGTGCGGGTCCAGAGGAGGCCAGCCGTGTCTTTCTGA